The Procambarus clarkii isolate CNS0578487 chromosome 24, FALCON_Pclarkii_2.0, whole genome shotgun sequence genome includes a region encoding these proteins:
- the LOC123752109 gene encoding uncharacterized protein translates to MGSVLQQIMGSVLQQNMGSVLQQNMGSVLQQNMGSVLQQNMGSVLQQNMGSVLQQNMGSVLQQNMGSVLQQNMGGVVQQNMGSVLQQNMGGVLQQNMGSVLQQNMGSVLQQNMGSVLQQNMGGVVQQNMGSVLQQNMGSVLQQNMGSVLQQNMWVKYAWK, encoded by the coding sequence ATGGGCAGTGTGCTGCAACAGATCATGGGCAGTGTGCTGCAACAGAACATGGGCAGTGTGCTGCAACAGAACATGGGCAGTGTGCTGCAACAGAACATGGGCAGTGTGCTACAACAGAACATGGGCAGTGTGCTGCAACAGAACATGGGCAGTGTGCTGCAACAGAACATGGGCAGTGTGCTGCAACAGAACATGGGCAGTGTGCTGCAACAGAACATGGGTGGTGTGGTGCAACAGAACATGGGCAGTGTGCTGCAACAGAACATGGGTGGTGTGCTGCAACAGAACATGGGCAGTGTGCTGCAACAGAACATGGGCAGTGTGCTACAACAGAACATGGGCAGTGTGCTGCAACAGAACATGGGTGGTGTGGTGCAACAGAACATGGGCAGTGTGCTGCAACAGAACATGGGCAGTGTGCTGCAACAGAACATGGGCAGTGTGCTGCAACAGAACATGTGGGTGAAGTATGCTTGGAAGTAG